The Papio anubis isolate 15944 chromosome 1, Panubis1.0, whole genome shotgun sequence genome window below encodes:
- the CR2 gene encoding complement receptor type 2 isoform X1: protein MGAAGLLGVFLALIVPGVLGISCGSPPPILNGRISDYSTPITLGTVIRYICSNGFRLIGEKNTICITKDKVVGIWDKPAPKCEYFNKYSTCPEPIVPGGYKTRGSVPPYRHGDFVTFACKTNFSMNGNKSVWCQANNRWGPTRLPTCESVFPLECPALPMIHNGHHTSENVSSIAPGLSVTYSCESGYLLVGEKIINCLSSGKWSAVPPTCEEARCKPLGRFPNGKVKEPPILQVGVTANFFCDEGYQLQGPSSSRCVIAGQGVAWTKMPVCKEIFCPSPPPILNGRHTGNSLANVSYGSIVTYTCDPDPEEGVNFILIGENTLRCTVDSQKTGTWSGPAPRCELSTSAVQCPRPQILRGRIVSGQKDRYTYNDTVIFACMFGFTLKGSKQIRCNAQGTWEPSAPVCEKECQAPPNILNGQKEDRHMVRFNPGTSIKYSCNPGYVLVGEESIQCTSEGVWTPPVPQCKVAVCEATGKQLLTKPQHQFIRPHVNSSCDEGYKLSGSVYQECQGTTPWFMEIRLCKEITCPPPPVIYNGAHTGSSLEDFPYGTTVTYTCNPGPEREVEFSLIGESTIRCTSNDQERGTWSGPAPLCELSLLAVQCSHVHVANGYKISGKEPPYFYNDTVTFKCFNGFTLKGSSQIRCKANNTWDPEIPVCEKGCQPPPGLHHGRHTGGNTVFFVSGMTVDYTCDPGYLLVGNKSIHCMPSGNWSPSALRCEETCQPVREDLQELPVGSRLELVNTSCQDGYWLTGHTYHKCQDDENGIWFKKIPLCKVIHCHPPPVIVNGKHTGMMAENFLYGNEVSYECDQGFYLLGEKKLQCRSDSKGHGSWSGPSPQCLQSPPVTSCPNPEVKHGYKLNKTLSAYSHDDIVYVDCHPGFIMNGSRMIRCHTDNTWVPGVPTCIKKAFVGCQPPPKTPNGNHTGGNIARFSPGMSILYSCDQGYLLVGEALLLCTHEGTWNRPAPHCKEVNCSSPADMDGIQKGLEPRKMYQYGAVVTLECEDGYMLEGSSQSQCQADHQWNPPLAVCRSRSLAPVLSGIAAGLILLIFLIVVTLCMISKHRERNYYTNTSQKEAFRLEARDVYSIDPYNPAS, encoded by the exons ATGGGCGCCGCGGGCCTGCTCGGGGTTTTCTTGGCTCTCATCGTACCAGGGGTCCTCG GAATTTCTTGTGGCTCTCCTCCTCCTATCCTAAATGGCCGGATTAGTGATTATTCTACCCCCATCACTCTTGGTACTGTGATAAGGTACATATGTTCAAATGGCTTCCGCCtcattggagaaaaaaatacaatttgcaTAACTAAAGACAAAGTGGTTGGAATCTGGGATAAACCTGCTCCTAAATGtgaatatttcaataaatattctaCTTGCCCTGAGCCCATAGTACCAGGAGGATACAAAACTAGAGGCTCTGTACCACCCTACAGACATGGTGATTTTGTGACATTTGCCTGTAAAACCAACTTCTCCATGAACGGAAACAAGTCTGTTTGGTGTCAAGCAAATAATAGGTGGGGACCGACACGACTACCAACCTGTGAAAGTG TTTTCCCTCTGGAGTGTCCAGCACTTCCTATGATCCACAATGGACATCACACAAGCGAGAATGTCAGCTCCATTGCTCCAGGATTATCTGTGACTTACAGCTGTGAATCTGGTTACTTGCTTGTTGGAGAAAAGATCATTAACTGTTTGTCTTCGGGAAAATGGAGTGCTGTCCCCCCCACGTGTGAAG aggCACGCTGTAAACCTCTAGGACGATTTCCCAATGGGAAGGTAAAGGAGCCTCCAATTCTCCAAGTTGGTGTAACTGCAAACTTCTTCTGTGATGAAGG GTATCAACTGCAAGGCCCATCTTCTAGTCGGTGTGTAATTGCTGGACAAGGAGTTGCTTGGACAAAAATGCCAGTATGTAAAG AAATTTTTTGCCCATCACCTCCCCCTATTCTCAATGGAAGACATACAGGCAACTCACTAGCAAATGTCTCATATGGAAGCATAGTCACTTACACTTGTGACCCGGACCCAGAGGAAGGAGTGAACTTCATCCTTATTGGAGAGAACACTCTCCGTTGTACAGTTGATAGTCAGAAGACTGGGACCTGGAGTGGCCCTGCCCCACGCTGTGAACTTTCTACTTCTGCGGTTCAGTGTCCACGTCCCCAGATCCTAAGAGGCCGAATAGTATCTGGGCAGAAAGATCGATATACCTATAACGACACTGTGATATTTGCTTGCATGTTTGGCTTCACTTTGAAGGGCAGCAAGCAAATCCGATGCAATGCCCAAGGCACGTGGGAGCCATCTGCACCAGTCTGTGAAAAGG AATGCCAGGCCCCTCCTAACATCCTCAATGGGCAAAAAGAAGATAGACACATGGTCCGCTTTAACCCTGGAACATCTATAAAATATAGCTGTAACCCTGGCTATGTGCTGGTCGGAGAAGAATCCATACAGTGTACCTCTGAGGGGGTATGGACACCCCCTGTACCCCAATGCAAAG TGGCAGTGTGTGAAGCTACAGGAAAACAACTCTTGACAAAACCCCAGCACCAATTTATTAGACCACATGTTAACTCTTCTTGCGATGAAGG GTACAAGTTAAGTGGGAGCGTTTATCAGGAGTGTCAAGGTACAACTCCTTGGTTTATGGAGATTCGTCTTTGTAAAG AAATCACCTGCCCACCACCCCCTGTTATCTACAATGGAGCACACACCGGGAGTTCCTTAGAAGATTTTCCATATGGAACCACGGTCACTTACACATGTAACCCCGGGCCAGAAAGAGAAGTGGAATTCAGCCTCATTGGAGAGAGCACCATCCGTTGTACAAGCAACGATCAAGAAAGAGGCACCTGGAGTGGCCCGGCTCCCCTATGTGAACTTTCCCTCCTTGCTGTCCAATGCTCACATGTCCATGTTGCAAATGGATATAAGATATCTGGCAAGGAACCCCCATATTTCTACAATGACACTGTGACATTCAAGTGTTTTAATGGATTTACTTTGAAGGGCAGTAGTCAGATTCGTTGCAAAGCTAATAACACCTGGGATCCTGAAATACCAGTTTGTGAAAAAG GCTGCCagccacctcctgggctccaccaTGGTCGGCATACAGGTGGAAATACggtcttctttgtctctgggATGACTGTAGACTACACTTGTGACCCTGGCTACTTGCTTGTGGGAAACAAATCCATTCACTGTATGCCTTCAGGAAATTGGAGTCCTTCTGCCCTGCGGTGTGAAG AAACATGCCAGCCTGTGAGAGAGGATCTTCAAGAACTTCCAGTTGGTTCACGTTTGGAGCTAGTTAATACATCCTGCCAAGATGG GTACTGGTTGACTGGACATACTTACCACAAGTGTCAAGATGATGAAAATGGAATTTGGTTCAAAAAGATTCCACTTTGTAAAG TTATTCACTGTCACCCTCCACCAGTGATTGTCAATGGGAAGCACACAGGCATGATGGCAGAAAACTTTCTATATGGAAATGAAGTCTCTTATGAATGTGACCAAGGATTCTATCTCCTGGGAGAGAAAAAATTGCAGTGCAGAAGTGATTCTAAAGGACATGGATCTTGGAGTGGGCCTTCCCCACAGTGCTTACAATCTCCTCCTGTGACTAGCTGCCCTAACCCAGAAGTCAAACACGGGTACAAGCTGAATAAAACGCTTTCTGCATATTCCCACGATGACATAGTGTATGTTGACTGCCATCCCGGCTTCATCATGAACGGTAGTCGCATGATTAGGTGTCATACTGATAACACATGGGTGCCAGGTGTGCCAACTTGTATCAAAAAAG CCTTCGTAGGGTGTCAGCCTCCGCCTAAGACCCCCAACGGGAACCATACTGGTGGAAACATAGCTCGGTTTTCCCCTGGAATGTCAATCCTGTACAGCTGTGACCAAGGCTACCTGCTGGTGGGAGAGGCACTCCTTCTTTGCACACATGAGGGAACCTGGAACCGACCCGCCCCTCATTGTAAAG AGGTAAACTGTAGCTCACCAGCAGATATGGATGGAATCCAGAAGGGGCTGGAACCGAGGAAAATGTATCAGTATGGAGCTGTTGTAACTCTGGAGTGTGAAGATGGATATATGCTGGAAGGCAGTTCCCAGAGCCAGTGTCAGGCAGATCACCAATGGAACCCTCCCCTGGCGGTTTGCAGATCCC gtTCACTTGCTCCTGTCCTTTCTG GTATTGCTGCAGGTTTGATACTTCTTATCTTCTTGATTGTTGTTACCTTATGCATGATATCAAAACACAGAGAACG
- the CR2 gene encoding complement receptor type 2 isoform X2 codes for MGAAGLLGVFLALIVPGVLGISCGSPPPILNGRISDYSTPITLGTVIRYICSNGFRLIGEKNTICITKDKVVGIWDKPAPKCEYFNKYSTCPEPIVPGGYKTRGSVPPYRHGDFVTFACKTNFSMNGNKSVWCQANNRWGPTRLPTCESVFPLECPALPMIHNGHHTSENVSSIAPGLSVTYSCESGYLLVGEKIINCLSSGKWSAVPPTCEEARCKPLGRFPNGKVKEPPILQVGVTANFFCDEGYQLQGPSSSRCVIAGQGVAWTKMPVCKEIFCPSPPPILNGRHTGNSLANVSYGSIVTYTCDPDPEEGVNFILIGENTLRCTVDSQKTGTWSGPAPRCELSTSAVQCPRPQILRGRIVSGQKDRYTYNDTVIFACMFGFTLKGSKQIRCNAQGTWEPSAPVCEKECQAPPNILNGQKEDRHMVRFNPGTSIKYSCNPGYVLVGEESIQCTSEGVWTPPVPQCKVAVCEATGKQLLTKPQHQFIRPHVNSSCDEGYKLSGSVYQECQGTTPWFMEIRLCKEITCPPPPVIYNGAHTGSSLEDFPYGTTVTYTCNPGPEREVEFSLIGESTIRCTSNDQERGTWSGPAPLCELSLLAVQCSHVHVANGYKISGKEPPYFYNDTVTFKCFNGFTLKGSSQIRCKANNTWDPEIPVCEKETCQPVREDLQELPVGSRLELVNTSCQDGYWLTGHTYHKCQDDENGIWFKKIPLCKVIHCHPPPVIVNGKHTGMMAENFLYGNEVSYECDQGFYLLGEKKLQCRSDSKGHGSWSGPSPQCLQSPPVTSCPNPEVKHGYKLNKTLSAYSHDDIVYVDCHPGFIMNGSRMIRCHTDNTWVPGVPTCIKKAFVGCQPPPKTPNGNHTGGNIARFSPGMSILYSCDQGYLLVGEALLLCTHEGTWNRPAPHCKEVNCSSPADMDGIQKGLEPRKMYQYGAVVTLECEDGYMLEGSSQSQCQADHQWNPPLAVCRSRSLAPVLSGIAAGLILLIFLIVVTLCMISKHRERNYYTNTSQKEAFRLEARDVYSIDPYNPAS; via the exons ATGGGCGCCGCGGGCCTGCTCGGGGTTTTCTTGGCTCTCATCGTACCAGGGGTCCTCG GAATTTCTTGTGGCTCTCCTCCTCCTATCCTAAATGGCCGGATTAGTGATTATTCTACCCCCATCACTCTTGGTACTGTGATAAGGTACATATGTTCAAATGGCTTCCGCCtcattggagaaaaaaatacaatttgcaTAACTAAAGACAAAGTGGTTGGAATCTGGGATAAACCTGCTCCTAAATGtgaatatttcaataaatattctaCTTGCCCTGAGCCCATAGTACCAGGAGGATACAAAACTAGAGGCTCTGTACCACCCTACAGACATGGTGATTTTGTGACATTTGCCTGTAAAACCAACTTCTCCATGAACGGAAACAAGTCTGTTTGGTGTCAAGCAAATAATAGGTGGGGACCGACACGACTACCAACCTGTGAAAGTG TTTTCCCTCTGGAGTGTCCAGCACTTCCTATGATCCACAATGGACATCACACAAGCGAGAATGTCAGCTCCATTGCTCCAGGATTATCTGTGACTTACAGCTGTGAATCTGGTTACTTGCTTGTTGGAGAAAAGATCATTAACTGTTTGTCTTCGGGAAAATGGAGTGCTGTCCCCCCCACGTGTGAAG aggCACGCTGTAAACCTCTAGGACGATTTCCCAATGGGAAGGTAAAGGAGCCTCCAATTCTCCAAGTTGGTGTAACTGCAAACTTCTTCTGTGATGAAGG GTATCAACTGCAAGGCCCATCTTCTAGTCGGTGTGTAATTGCTGGACAAGGAGTTGCTTGGACAAAAATGCCAGTATGTAAAG AAATTTTTTGCCCATCACCTCCCCCTATTCTCAATGGAAGACATACAGGCAACTCACTAGCAAATGTCTCATATGGAAGCATAGTCACTTACACTTGTGACCCGGACCCAGAGGAAGGAGTGAACTTCATCCTTATTGGAGAGAACACTCTCCGTTGTACAGTTGATAGTCAGAAGACTGGGACCTGGAGTGGCCCTGCCCCACGCTGTGAACTTTCTACTTCTGCGGTTCAGTGTCCACGTCCCCAGATCCTAAGAGGCCGAATAGTATCTGGGCAGAAAGATCGATATACCTATAACGACACTGTGATATTTGCTTGCATGTTTGGCTTCACTTTGAAGGGCAGCAAGCAAATCCGATGCAATGCCCAAGGCACGTGGGAGCCATCTGCACCAGTCTGTGAAAAGG AATGCCAGGCCCCTCCTAACATCCTCAATGGGCAAAAAGAAGATAGACACATGGTCCGCTTTAACCCTGGAACATCTATAAAATATAGCTGTAACCCTGGCTATGTGCTGGTCGGAGAAGAATCCATACAGTGTACCTCTGAGGGGGTATGGACACCCCCTGTACCCCAATGCAAAG TGGCAGTGTGTGAAGCTACAGGAAAACAACTCTTGACAAAACCCCAGCACCAATTTATTAGACCACATGTTAACTCTTCTTGCGATGAAGG GTACAAGTTAAGTGGGAGCGTTTATCAGGAGTGTCAAGGTACAACTCCTTGGTTTATGGAGATTCGTCTTTGTAAAG AAATCACCTGCCCACCACCCCCTGTTATCTACAATGGAGCACACACCGGGAGTTCCTTAGAAGATTTTCCATATGGAACCACGGTCACTTACACATGTAACCCCGGGCCAGAAAGAGAAGTGGAATTCAGCCTCATTGGAGAGAGCACCATCCGTTGTACAAGCAACGATCAAGAAAGAGGCACCTGGAGTGGCCCGGCTCCCCTATGTGAACTTTCCCTCCTTGCTGTCCAATGCTCACATGTCCATGTTGCAAATGGATATAAGATATCTGGCAAGGAACCCCCATATTTCTACAATGACACTGTGACATTCAAGTGTTTTAATGGATTTACTTTGAAGGGCAGTAGTCAGATTCGTTGCAAAGCTAATAACACCTGGGATCCTGAAATACCAGTTTGTGAAAAAG AAACATGCCAGCCTGTGAGAGAGGATCTTCAAGAACTTCCAGTTGGTTCACGTTTGGAGCTAGTTAATACATCCTGCCAAGATGG GTACTGGTTGACTGGACATACTTACCACAAGTGTCAAGATGATGAAAATGGAATTTGGTTCAAAAAGATTCCACTTTGTAAAG TTATTCACTGTCACCCTCCACCAGTGATTGTCAATGGGAAGCACACAGGCATGATGGCAGAAAACTTTCTATATGGAAATGAAGTCTCTTATGAATGTGACCAAGGATTCTATCTCCTGGGAGAGAAAAAATTGCAGTGCAGAAGTGATTCTAAAGGACATGGATCTTGGAGTGGGCCTTCCCCACAGTGCTTACAATCTCCTCCTGTGACTAGCTGCCCTAACCCAGAAGTCAAACACGGGTACAAGCTGAATAAAACGCTTTCTGCATATTCCCACGATGACATAGTGTATGTTGACTGCCATCCCGGCTTCATCATGAACGGTAGTCGCATGATTAGGTGTCATACTGATAACACATGGGTGCCAGGTGTGCCAACTTGTATCAAAAAAG CCTTCGTAGGGTGTCAGCCTCCGCCTAAGACCCCCAACGGGAACCATACTGGTGGAAACATAGCTCGGTTTTCCCCTGGAATGTCAATCCTGTACAGCTGTGACCAAGGCTACCTGCTGGTGGGAGAGGCACTCCTTCTTTGCACACATGAGGGAACCTGGAACCGACCCGCCCCTCATTGTAAAG AGGTAAACTGTAGCTCACCAGCAGATATGGATGGAATCCAGAAGGGGCTGGAACCGAGGAAAATGTATCAGTATGGAGCTGTTGTAACTCTGGAGTGTGAAGATGGATATATGCTGGAAGGCAGTTCCCAGAGCCAGTGTCAGGCAGATCACCAATGGAACCCTCCCCTGGCGGTTTGCAGATCCC gtTCACTTGCTCCTGTCCTTTCTG GTATTGCTGCAGGTTTGATACTTCTTATCTTCTTGATTGTTGTTACCTTATGCATGATATCAAAACACAGAGAACG
- the CR2 gene encoding complement receptor type 2 isoform X3, which translates to MGAAGLLGVFLALIVPGVLGISCGSPPPILNGRISDYSTPITLGTVIRHGDFVTFACKTNFSMNGNKSVWCQANNRWGPTRLPTCESVFPLECPALPMIHNGHHTSENVSSIAPGLSVTYSCESGYLLVGEKIINCLSSGKWSAVPPTCEEARCKPLGRFPNGKVKEPPILQVGVTANFFCDEGYQLQGPSSSRCVIAGQGVAWTKMPVCKEIFCPSPPPILNGRHTGNSLANVSYGSIVTYTCDPDPEEGVNFILIGENTLRCTVDSQKTGTWSGPAPRCELSTSAVQCPRPQILRGRIVSGQKDRYTYNDTVIFACMFGFTLKGSKQIRCNAQGTWEPSAPVCEKECQAPPNILNGQKEDRHMVRFNPGTSIKYSCNPGYVLVGEESIQCTSEGVWTPPVPQCKVAVCEATGKQLLTKPQHQFIRPHVNSSCDEGYKLSGSVYQECQGTTPWFMEIRLCKEITCPPPPVIYNGAHTGSSLEDFPYGTTVTYTCNPGPEREVEFSLIGESTIRCTSNDQERGTWSGPAPLCELSLLAVQCSHVHVANGYKISGKEPPYFYNDTVTFKCFNGFTLKGSSQIRCKANNTWDPEIPVCEKGCQPPPGLHHGRHTGGNTVFFVSGMTVDYTCDPGYLLVGNKSIHCMPSGNWSPSALRCEETCQPVREDLQELPVGSRLELVNTSCQDGYWLTGHTYHKCQDDENGIWFKKIPLCKVIHCHPPPVIVNGKHTGMMAENFLYGNEVSYECDQGFYLLGEKKLQCRSDSKGHGSWSGPSPQCLQSPPVTSCPNPEVKHGYKLNKTLSAYSHDDIVYVDCHPGFIMNGSRMIRCHTDNTWVPGVPTCIKKAFVGCQPPPKTPNGNHTGGNIARFSPGMSILYSCDQGYLLVGEALLLCTHEGTWNRPAPHCKEVNCSSPADMDGIQKGLEPRKMYQYGAVVTLECEDGYMLEGSSQSQCQADHQWNPPLAVCRSRSLAPVLSGIAAGLILLIFLIVVTLCMISKHRERNYYTNTSQKEAFRLEARDVYSIDPYNPAS; encoded by the exons ATGGGCGCCGCGGGCCTGCTCGGGGTTTTCTTGGCTCTCATCGTACCAGGGGTCCTCG GAATTTCTTGTGGCTCTCCTCCTCCTATCCTAAATGGCCGGATTAGTGATTATTCTACCCCCATCACTCTTGGTACTGTGATAAG ACATGGTGATTTTGTGACATTTGCCTGTAAAACCAACTTCTCCATGAACGGAAACAAGTCTGTTTGGTGTCAAGCAAATAATAGGTGGGGACCGACACGACTACCAACCTGTGAAAGTG TTTTCCCTCTGGAGTGTCCAGCACTTCCTATGATCCACAATGGACATCACACAAGCGAGAATGTCAGCTCCATTGCTCCAGGATTATCTGTGACTTACAGCTGTGAATCTGGTTACTTGCTTGTTGGAGAAAAGATCATTAACTGTTTGTCTTCGGGAAAATGGAGTGCTGTCCCCCCCACGTGTGAAG aggCACGCTGTAAACCTCTAGGACGATTTCCCAATGGGAAGGTAAAGGAGCCTCCAATTCTCCAAGTTGGTGTAACTGCAAACTTCTTCTGTGATGAAGG GTATCAACTGCAAGGCCCATCTTCTAGTCGGTGTGTAATTGCTGGACAAGGAGTTGCTTGGACAAAAATGCCAGTATGTAAAG AAATTTTTTGCCCATCACCTCCCCCTATTCTCAATGGAAGACATACAGGCAACTCACTAGCAAATGTCTCATATGGAAGCATAGTCACTTACACTTGTGACCCGGACCCAGAGGAAGGAGTGAACTTCATCCTTATTGGAGAGAACACTCTCCGTTGTACAGTTGATAGTCAGAAGACTGGGACCTGGAGTGGCCCTGCCCCACGCTGTGAACTTTCTACTTCTGCGGTTCAGTGTCCACGTCCCCAGATCCTAAGAGGCCGAATAGTATCTGGGCAGAAAGATCGATATACCTATAACGACACTGTGATATTTGCTTGCATGTTTGGCTTCACTTTGAAGGGCAGCAAGCAAATCCGATGCAATGCCCAAGGCACGTGGGAGCCATCTGCACCAGTCTGTGAAAAGG AATGCCAGGCCCCTCCTAACATCCTCAATGGGCAAAAAGAAGATAGACACATGGTCCGCTTTAACCCTGGAACATCTATAAAATATAGCTGTAACCCTGGCTATGTGCTGGTCGGAGAAGAATCCATACAGTGTACCTCTGAGGGGGTATGGACACCCCCTGTACCCCAATGCAAAG TGGCAGTGTGTGAAGCTACAGGAAAACAACTCTTGACAAAACCCCAGCACCAATTTATTAGACCACATGTTAACTCTTCTTGCGATGAAGG GTACAAGTTAAGTGGGAGCGTTTATCAGGAGTGTCAAGGTACAACTCCTTGGTTTATGGAGATTCGTCTTTGTAAAG AAATCACCTGCCCACCACCCCCTGTTATCTACAATGGAGCACACACCGGGAGTTCCTTAGAAGATTTTCCATATGGAACCACGGTCACTTACACATGTAACCCCGGGCCAGAAAGAGAAGTGGAATTCAGCCTCATTGGAGAGAGCACCATCCGTTGTACAAGCAACGATCAAGAAAGAGGCACCTGGAGTGGCCCGGCTCCCCTATGTGAACTTTCCCTCCTTGCTGTCCAATGCTCACATGTCCATGTTGCAAATGGATATAAGATATCTGGCAAGGAACCCCCATATTTCTACAATGACACTGTGACATTCAAGTGTTTTAATGGATTTACTTTGAAGGGCAGTAGTCAGATTCGTTGCAAAGCTAATAACACCTGGGATCCTGAAATACCAGTTTGTGAAAAAG GCTGCCagccacctcctgggctccaccaTGGTCGGCATACAGGTGGAAATACggtcttctttgtctctgggATGACTGTAGACTACACTTGTGACCCTGGCTACTTGCTTGTGGGAAACAAATCCATTCACTGTATGCCTTCAGGAAATTGGAGTCCTTCTGCCCTGCGGTGTGAAG AAACATGCCAGCCTGTGAGAGAGGATCTTCAAGAACTTCCAGTTGGTTCACGTTTGGAGCTAGTTAATACATCCTGCCAAGATGG GTACTGGTTGACTGGACATACTTACCACAAGTGTCAAGATGATGAAAATGGAATTTGGTTCAAAAAGATTCCACTTTGTAAAG TTATTCACTGTCACCCTCCACCAGTGATTGTCAATGGGAAGCACACAGGCATGATGGCAGAAAACTTTCTATATGGAAATGAAGTCTCTTATGAATGTGACCAAGGATTCTATCTCCTGGGAGAGAAAAAATTGCAGTGCAGAAGTGATTCTAAAGGACATGGATCTTGGAGTGGGCCTTCCCCACAGTGCTTACAATCTCCTCCTGTGACTAGCTGCCCTAACCCAGAAGTCAAACACGGGTACAAGCTGAATAAAACGCTTTCTGCATATTCCCACGATGACATAGTGTATGTTGACTGCCATCCCGGCTTCATCATGAACGGTAGTCGCATGATTAGGTGTCATACTGATAACACATGGGTGCCAGGTGTGCCAACTTGTATCAAAAAAG CCTTCGTAGGGTGTCAGCCTCCGCCTAAGACCCCCAACGGGAACCATACTGGTGGAAACATAGCTCGGTTTTCCCCTGGAATGTCAATCCTGTACAGCTGTGACCAAGGCTACCTGCTGGTGGGAGAGGCACTCCTTCTTTGCACACATGAGGGAACCTGGAACCGACCCGCCCCTCATTGTAAAG AGGTAAACTGTAGCTCACCAGCAGATATGGATGGAATCCAGAAGGGGCTGGAACCGAGGAAAATGTATCAGTATGGAGCTGTTGTAACTCTGGAGTGTGAAGATGGATATATGCTGGAAGGCAGTTCCCAGAGCCAGTGTCAGGCAGATCACCAATGGAACCCTCCCCTGGCGGTTTGCAGATCCC gtTCACTTGCTCCTGTCCTTTCTG GTATTGCTGCAGGTTTGATACTTCTTATCTTCTTGATTGTTGTTACCTTATGCATGATATCAAAACACAGAGAACG